The following proteins come from a genomic window of Pelagicoccus albus:
- the prsR gene encoding PEP-CTERM-box response regulator transcription factor: MKPTKPTLLIVEDNEEFRELMRENLSSDYQILQAGNKEGALKALRRDHPEVVVLDLGLPPSPNLADQGIETLDEIKRRSPKTKVVIISGQGAQEAGPEAIEHGAYDFLTKPVDSVVLRNVLSRCFYIADLDRMTPPSPKKRNTVESYEGIIGECDQMRSLFKLTGKVAKTDAPVMILGESGTGKEMIAKAIHNRSAFAEGPFIPINCSAIPENLLESELFGHERGSFTGADQKKVGKIEQAQGGTLFLDEIGDVPLNVQVKLLRFLQEKYIERVGGTAQIPISTRILAATNVDLKKAISEGKFREDFYFRLAVVELEMPPLRERGQDVICLAKSFLDKYSVEAGNPKLKLSSEALTLIETYSWVGNVRELQNRIRRAAILAENDEIGPEDLQITPSENPVHCSTLKEAKENLERDMITAALKKHRKNITAAAADLGISRPTFYEMMDRLSIDR, encoded by the coding sequence TTGAAACCCACAAAGCCAACTTTGCTAATCGTAGAGGATAATGAGGAGTTCCGCGAACTGATGCGGGAAAACCTCAGTTCCGACTACCAAATTCTGCAAGCTGGGAATAAGGAGGGAGCGCTTAAAGCCCTGCGACGCGACCACCCTGAGGTAGTGGTGCTGGATTTGGGCCTGCCTCCGAGTCCAAACCTGGCGGACCAAGGGATCGAGACTCTCGACGAGATCAAAAGGAGAAGTCCGAAAACCAAAGTCGTCATTATTTCCGGACAAGGAGCACAGGAAGCCGGGCCAGAAGCCATCGAACACGGGGCTTACGACTTTCTCACCAAACCGGTAGACAGCGTCGTTCTACGCAATGTCCTTAGCCGTTGCTTCTACATTGCCGACCTCGATCGCATGACCCCTCCCTCCCCTAAGAAGAGGAACACAGTTGAGAGCTACGAGGGAATCATAGGGGAATGCGACCAAATGCGTAGCCTCTTCAAATTGACGGGCAAAGTAGCTAAGACTGACGCCCCAGTCATGATACTGGGAGAAAGCGGTACCGGTAAGGAAATGATCGCCAAAGCGATCCATAACCGATCAGCCTTCGCGGAGGGTCCCTTTATACCGATCAATTGCAGCGCCATTCCAGAAAACCTTTTGGAGAGCGAACTCTTTGGCCATGAACGCGGATCCTTCACGGGAGCCGACCAAAAGAAGGTCGGAAAAATCGAGCAGGCACAGGGAGGAACCCTTTTTCTCGACGAGATAGGCGACGTGCCGCTCAACGTCCAAGTAAAGCTGCTTCGGTTTCTACAGGAGAAGTACATCGAACGAGTGGGAGGTACCGCTCAAATCCCCATTTCTACCCGCATTTTAGCTGCCACCAACGTGGATCTCAAAAAAGCGATTTCCGAAGGGAAATTTCGAGAGGACTTCTATTTTCGCTTAGCGGTCGTGGAACTGGAAATGCCACCCCTTCGCGAGCGAGGGCAAGACGTCATCTGCTTGGCTAAGAGTTTCTTGGACAAGTATTCCGTCGAAGCAGGAAACCCGAAGCTGAAACTTAGTTCCGAGGCCCTTACTCTAATAGAAACGTATTCTTGGGTCGGCAATGTTCGCGAATTGCAAAACCGCATCAGACGGGCCGCCATCTTGGCAGAAAACGATGAAATCGGGCCAGAAGATCTGCAGATCACACCAAGTGAAAACCCAGTTCACTGCTCGACCTTGAAAGAGGCTAAAGAAAACTTGGAGCGTGATATGATAACGGCAGCATTGAAAAAACACCGCAAAAACATCACCGCTGCCGCTGCCGACTTGGGAATCAGCCGACCAACCTTCTATGAGATGATGGACCGCCTTTCGATTGATAGGTAG
- the rfbA gene encoding glucose-1-phosphate thymidylyltransferase RfbA: MSAKPRKGIVLAGGSGTRLYPCTIAVSKQLMPIYDKPMIYYPISLLMLAGIREILIISTPQDTPLFERLLGDGSAFGVSFSYEVQPSPDGLAQAFLIGEEFLDGAPAALVLGDNLFYGHDLVRTLKAADQRSEGSTIFGYNVADPKAYGVVEFDPDGKVVSIEEKPENPKSNYAVPGLYFYDERVVEFAKKIKPSPRGELEITDLNQAYLEIGDLNVELLGRGTAWLDTGTHKNLMEAGQFVQVLEERQGLKMACLEGIGYEKGWLTREALEERIAFLGKTSYANYLRQLLK, encoded by the coding sequence ATGAGCGCAAAGCCAAGAAAAGGGATCGTCCTTGCGGGCGGATCCGGAACCAGACTCTATCCTTGCACGATCGCGGTATCCAAGCAGCTGATGCCGATCTACGACAAGCCGATGATCTACTATCCGATCTCGCTGCTGATGCTGGCCGGGATCCGCGAGATCCTCATCATTTCCACCCCACAGGACACGCCGCTTTTCGAGCGCCTGCTCGGCGACGGCTCCGCCTTTGGGGTGAGTTTCAGCTACGAGGTCCAGCCTAGCCCGGACGGTCTGGCCCAGGCATTCCTAATCGGCGAGGAATTCCTCGACGGCGCTCCGGCGGCCCTTGTCCTTGGAGACAACCTCTTCTACGGCCACGATCTCGTGCGCACCCTCAAGGCCGCGGACCAGCGGTCGGAGGGATCTACCATTTTCGGCTACAACGTGGCCGACCCGAAAGCCTACGGCGTGGTCGAGTTCGACCCGGACGGCAAAGTCGTCTCGATCGAGGAGAAGCCCGAGAATCCAAAATCCAACTACGCGGTTCCCGGGCTCTACTTCTACGACGAGCGGGTTGTGGAGTTCGCCAAGAAGATAAAGCCTTCCCCCCGCGGGGAGCTCGAGATCACCGACCTGAACCAGGCCTACCTGGAAATCGGCGACTTGAACGTGGAGCTTTTGGGGCGAGGAACCGCCTGGCTTGATACCGGTACCCACAAGAACCTGATGGAGGCCGGACAGTTCGTCCAGGTCCTCGAGGAGCGGCAAGGCCTAAAGATGGCCTGTCTGGAGGGGATCGGCTACGAGAAGGGCTGGCTGACCCGCGAGGCGCTCGAGGAGCGCATCGCGTTCCTGGGCAAGACGAGCTACGCGAACTATCTGCGCCAGCTGCTCAAATAA
- a CDS encoding tetratricopeptide repeat protein yields the protein MKPHSLSPKTITASAILVLSLLTACSKSDSSLRSLEKAEAHMAEEKFAAAEIELRNAIKADPENTGALKNLGELYFLQGRYRAAYQALRPLKKIESSDLDSLFLISTIELAAGLHDEARTGIRQILKTDPTHAGALILLAKSGRNASEAQTIKEELEAYEDSAAKSTALAMIAISTQDLNTAEILLQKAIEQDPSFPEAYGTQYTLALYQGDANKAEQSLKKAAELSEDRSAFSISWAQLLMRKGDLAAAEEYLSGLVERAPDYLPAITQYAELLLQTQRKEEARTYIDKALALDPSDNSTMRLKGVLLHEDQKFAEAVSQLEATLRIYPNDLRAKFQLAISSVANNDLIGGKRLISEVVKAAPQHVEASILLARLQARGNEFGAAQSTLEKLVSVQPNAINAWYLLADINYRQGDYQKALAIYQELGKMTPEAPMPQYFSGIALLQIGNFAQAKASFEEALKLDPNGVLGLEQLTSLDTRAGNNEQALQRIQSVLDNQPESGALLTLLGQTQFVSGDTESAKATLEKAIQADPNSQVAYVVLSQILQETGDTQEAISQLEAASQSNPQDISILTKLALLYGAEDQTKAAEETYLKILKINPNFLPALNNLAYNYSVDASHLDKAFELAQRARSLSPTDPYTADTLGWVAFQRGDYAWALSLLQESARKLPDQAEVAFHIGSAYYMLGNADSAIGPLSNAAEKAPATEATEAKAMLKTLEANIDSPTPDHINFLKERTNGTPSDPFAWLKLAQIAETKGNNAEAEANYQKALEVSPKHLEAKIGLAELASKMGQTDRSLKLAEELKTLSPNDPRITLVQANAAFRAGDFFRATGLYWEAKRNLPEDTEIERNLAHALLASGQAEEAYSEAIKSELEDLKAFASNLDIALNGSDIAPTGTDLSAKLANGYQLLQNGSVEGAKKSFEEILTEYPQQAQAKLGIAKSLLSQDSSLERVIALASEVRNNHPNNLEAKLVLAIARYKTEQYDQARRIFSAQRTEIETRPSACLYYGLTLEKLGNPGEAKTYLQKAISQSLSAEERNLAESALQRLD from the coding sequence ATGAAACCTCACTCCCTTTCACCCAAAACCATAACGGCCTCGGCAATACTCGTCCTTTCACTCCTTACTGCATGCTCAAAATCAGACAGTTCGCTTCGTTCCCTCGAGAAGGCGGAAGCGCACATGGCTGAGGAAAAATTCGCAGCGGCAGAGATCGAGCTGCGAAATGCGATCAAGGCGGATCCTGAGAATACGGGAGCGTTAAAAAACCTCGGCGAACTCTACTTCCTGCAAGGCCGATACCGAGCGGCCTACCAAGCCTTAAGGCCGCTCAAGAAAATAGAATCAAGCGACCTGGATAGCTTATTCCTAATTTCAACGATCGAACTCGCCGCTGGTCTTCACGACGAGGCGCGAACGGGCATTCGTCAGATCCTGAAGACCGATCCAACCCACGCCGGAGCATTAATCCTTTTGGCGAAATCGGGCCGTAACGCTTCAGAAGCTCAAACCATCAAAGAAGAGCTCGAAGCCTACGAAGATTCGGCAGCCAAAAGCACTGCCTTAGCCATGATCGCTATCAGTACTCAGGATCTGAATACTGCTGAAATCCTTTTGCAAAAAGCCATCGAACAAGATCCAAGTTTTCCAGAGGCCTATGGCACCCAGTACACCTTGGCTCTGTATCAGGGAGATGCAAATAAAGCTGAGCAGAGCCTGAAGAAGGCAGCAGAGCTCTCCGAAGACCGTAGCGCTTTCTCCATTTCCTGGGCCCAGCTTCTCATGCGCAAAGGGGATTTGGCGGCAGCAGAAGAGTATTTAAGCGGTCTCGTAGAAAGAGCACCTGACTACCTCCCTGCCATCACGCAATACGCAGAGCTGCTCTTGCAGACCCAACGCAAAGAGGAGGCTCGAACATACATCGACAAAGCTCTCGCCCTTGATCCGTCTGACAATTCCACCATGCGCCTGAAAGGCGTCTTATTGCATGAGGACCAAAAATTCGCCGAAGCTGTTTCTCAGCTCGAAGCTACGTTGCGAATCTACCCCAATGACCTGAGGGCGAAATTCCAATTGGCAATTTCATCCGTGGCGAACAACGACCTTATCGGTGGTAAACGCCTGATTTCCGAAGTTGTAAAAGCCGCGCCTCAGCATGTCGAAGCGAGTATATTGCTGGCTCGCCTGCAAGCCCGCGGCAACGAATTCGGAGCGGCCCAATCTACGCTGGAAAAACTCGTATCCGTTCAGCCCAATGCCATCAACGCCTGGTACTTGCTGGCGGATATAAACTACCGTCAAGGAGACTACCAAAAGGCATTGGCCATCTATCAGGAACTCGGGAAGATGACCCCCGAAGCACCAATGCCTCAATACTTCAGCGGCATCGCCTTGCTTCAAATTGGCAATTTTGCACAAGCAAAAGCCTCCTTCGAAGAGGCACTCAAACTCGATCCAAATGGGGTTCTCGGCCTCGAGCAGCTCACCTCCCTAGACACCCGAGCGGGCAACAACGAGCAAGCCCTGCAACGCATACAATCTGTCTTGGACAACCAACCGGAATCCGGAGCTCTGTTGACCTTACTGGGTCAAACTCAATTTGTGAGCGGTGATACGGAAAGTGCAAAAGCCACTCTCGAAAAAGCAATCCAAGCCGATCCAAACAGCCAGGTCGCCTACGTGGTATTGAGCCAAATCCTACAAGAAACAGGCGATACCCAAGAGGCCATTTCCCAGCTGGAAGCAGCAAGTCAAAGCAACCCTCAAGACATATCTATACTTACGAAACTGGCGCTCCTCTATGGGGCAGAGGACCAGACGAAGGCTGCCGAAGAGACCTACCTAAAAATCCTCAAAATCAACCCCAACTTCCTCCCCGCACTCAACAATCTAGCCTACAACTATTCCGTTGATGCCTCCCATTTGGACAAGGCCTTCGAATTGGCCCAGAGAGCTCGCTCCCTCTCTCCAACTGATCCCTACACCGCTGATACCTTGGGCTGGGTGGCATTTCAAAGAGGCGACTACGCTTGGGCCCTTAGCCTGTTACAAGAGAGTGCTCGCAAACTGCCCGACCAGGCTGAGGTCGCCTTCCACATCGGGTCCGCCTACTACATGTTAGGCAACGCTGACTCTGCAATAGGTCCTCTCAGTAACGCCGCAGAAAAGGCTCCTGCCACCGAAGCGACTGAAGCCAAGGCCATGCTCAAAACGCTCGAGGCAAACATCGATTCACCCACTCCGGACCATATAAATTTCCTGAAGGAAAGAACAAATGGTACGCCGTCCGACCCTTTTGCGTGGCTAAAGCTCGCACAGATAGCAGAGACGAAAGGAAACAATGCTGAAGCTGAAGCGAACTACCAGAAGGCATTAGAAGTCAGTCCCAAGCATTTGGAGGCAAAAATTGGCCTAGCAGAATTAGCTAGCAAAATGGGGCAAACCGATCGCTCGCTGAAATTGGCGGAAGAACTGAAAACGCTCTCGCCTAACGACCCTAGGATCACATTGGTGCAGGCAAATGCTGCTTTTCGGGCAGGCGATTTCTTCCGGGCAACTGGTCTGTACTGGGAAGCTAAGCGCAATCTTCCCGAAGACACGGAAATCGAGCGAAACCTTGCCCATGCGCTCCTGGCTAGCGGGCAAGCGGAGGAAGCCTATTCCGAAGCAATCAAATCGGAGCTGGAGGACTTGAAGGCATTCGCTTCGAACTTGGATATCGCACTCAATGGGTCGGATATTGCTCCCACCGGAACCGACTTGTCTGCCAAACTGGCAAATGGCTACCAGTTGTTACAAAACGGAAGCGTCGAAGGGGCCAAGAAGAGTTTCGAAGAAATCCTCACCGAATATCCGCAACAAGCTCAAGCCAAGCTCGGGATCGCCAAATCCTTGCTGAGTCAGGACAGTTCTCTCGAACGGGTAATTGCCTTGGCAAGCGAGGTTCGCAACAACCATCCGAACAACCTAGAGGCCAAACTAGTACTCGCGATAGCCCGATACAAAACGGAACAATACGATCAGGCTAGGAGGATATTCTCCGCCCAAAGAACGGAAATCGAGACTCGTCCCAGCGCTTGTCTCTACTATGGACTCACCCTCGAAAAGCTAGGTAACCCGGGAGAAGCGAAGACCTATCTGCAAAAGGCTATATCCCAATCACTCTCTGCCGAAGAGCGAAACCTGGCCGAGTCAGCCCTGCAACGGCTTGACTGA
- the glmS gene encoding glutamine--fructose-6-phosphate transaminase (isomerizing) — protein sequence MCGIVGYIGQDNAAPILLNGLKRLEYRGYDSAGMATLQKDGSILATRRVGKVANLAAALPSNKEDAGLGISHTRWATHGGVTEPNTHPHSSDDGIIHIVHNGVIENYQQLKVSLSAKGIAFHNETDSEVLSNLIAYTLKKLAEPISEKTVLKAIRQSLVQVEGTYGLAIICSKCPGSLFGARKGSPLILGIGKNEMMLASDASAVRARTKEVVYLEDSQIVALSGENFSITTLEEAEVIPEISTISWKDEEAQLGDFEHFMLKEINEQPLALENAFRGRLNMSEGTCKFGGLNLSRKNIRQIDRILIVACGTAWHSGLVGEYLIEKYSRIPVEVEYASEFRYRNAPMDKNTLVIVISQSGETIDTLEAQREAQRKGYHVIGIINNVGSTIARENDGGIYQHSGPEIGVASTKAFTSQLLILSMLSVYLGRTRDLSYADGCQMVEAIRTLPKLVEQTLELGEEIQSIAKAYAKNKDFLFLGRLEMFPIALEGALKLKEISYIHAEGYPAAEMKHGPIALISEDCPSIVIVPDDETLKKNLSSVQEVRARKGKVIIITDSYDIPAHLADEIITVPKSHNCVRPILMTIPLQLLSYYIAVELGRDVDKPRNLAKSVTVE from the coding sequence ATGTGCGGAATCGTTGGATACATCGGGCAGGACAACGCTGCCCCCATTCTACTTAACGGACTGAAACGCTTGGAATACCGTGGATACGACTCCGCAGGTATGGCCACGCTCCAGAAAGATGGTAGCATCCTTGCAACTCGGAGAGTTGGTAAAGTGGCGAATCTGGCCGCAGCATTGCCGAGCAATAAGGAAGACGCCGGCTTAGGGATCAGCCACACCAGATGGGCCACCCATGGTGGCGTGACTGAGCCCAACACGCACCCTCATAGCTCTGACGACGGCATCATTCACATCGTCCACAACGGGGTAATCGAAAACTACCAGCAGCTGAAAGTATCGCTCTCTGCAAAAGGTATCGCATTTCACAACGAAACCGATTCGGAAGTCCTCTCGAACCTAATTGCCTACACCCTCAAAAAGCTGGCGGAACCGATTTCTGAAAAAACGGTACTCAAAGCGATTCGACAGAGTCTCGTACAAGTCGAGGGCACCTACGGCTTGGCCATTATTTGCTCCAAATGCCCGGGGTCACTCTTCGGAGCGCGCAAAGGCAGCCCGCTTATTTTGGGAATCGGCAAAAACGAAATGATGCTCGCTAGCGACGCGAGCGCTGTACGGGCTCGGACAAAAGAAGTCGTTTATCTCGAAGATAGCCAAATCGTCGCCCTTAGCGGTGAGAACTTCTCTATCACAACGCTCGAGGAGGCCGAAGTCATCCCTGAGATCAGCACAATCTCCTGGAAAGACGAAGAAGCGCAGCTGGGCGATTTTGAGCACTTCATGTTGAAAGAGATCAACGAGCAGCCGCTCGCTCTCGAAAACGCATTTCGTGGCCGTCTCAACATGAGCGAGGGAACCTGTAAATTCGGCGGACTGAACCTCTCTCGTAAGAACATTCGCCAAATTGACCGCATCCTGATCGTGGCTTGTGGCACCGCTTGGCATTCCGGTTTGGTGGGCGAATACCTGATCGAGAAATATTCCCGTATCCCAGTCGAAGTGGAATATGCTAGCGAGTTTCGCTATCGGAACGCCCCGATGGATAAGAACACCTTGGTCATCGTGATCAGTCAAAGCGGTGAAACCATCGACACTTTGGAAGCTCAAAGAGAGGCCCAAAGAAAAGGTTACCACGTCATCGGAATCATAAACAACGTGGGCTCTACCATTGCCCGCGAAAACGACGGAGGCATCTATCAGCACTCGGGACCCGAAATTGGAGTGGCTTCCACGAAAGCTTTCACCTCTCAGCTTCTCATCCTCTCCATGCTTTCCGTCTACCTCGGCCGTACACGCGACCTCTCTTACGCAGATGGCTGCCAAATGGTGGAGGCGATTCGCACTTTGCCAAAGCTGGTCGAGCAAACTCTAGAACTTGGAGAAGAAATCCAGTCCATCGCTAAAGCTTACGCCAAGAATAAGGATTTTCTCTTCCTCGGGCGGTTGGAAATGTTCCCTATCGCTCTTGAAGGAGCCTTAAAGCTGAAGGAAATCAGCTACATCCACGCGGAGGGTTACCCGGCAGCGGAAATGAAACACGGCCCTATCGCTCTGATCTCCGAGGACTGCCCGAGTATCGTGATTGTCCCTGACGACGAAACGCTCAAAAAGAACCTTTCAAGCGTCCAGGAGGTCCGAGCTCGCAAGGGTAAGGTCATTATCATCACCGATTCCTACGACATACCGGCACATTTGGCTGACGAGATTATCACCGTGCCAAAATCCCACAATTGCGTCCGTCCGATCTTGATGACAATCCCGCTTCAGCTGCTGAGTTACTACATCGCAGTCGAACTAGGGAGAGACGTGGACAAACCTCGAAACCTCGCCAAGAGCGTCACGGTCGAGTAA